A region of the Silene latifolia isolate original U9 population chromosome 9, ASM4854445v1, whole genome shotgun sequence genome:
caaacaaaaatgaagaTTAAAAACAACCCATTAAACATTACACCATATGAAGCAATTTCCCAAAAACCAATACATGAACTAAATTCAGATCTTGAATATAAAATCACAATTTAGTGAAATGCATCAAATCAAAAACCCAGAAAGGGATTGAATAAAGAGTTAAGTAGTTGAAGTGGATGAGAGGATAGTATGACAATTGACAAGGGaattaaaaaacaattaaaaaagtATGAAAAATCAGAAACAAAGGTAGGCTAATCAATAATCAACAATAATGTATGTGCAATGAAGACAAGTCAAAGTCCGTTGACTCAATGACAAGAGAATAAAATACGTATGTAAGACGGAATTTTATCTTGGGAGTAACGAATGATATCTTGTTCCTTAAAAATGGGCTCGCTTTGGACACCTACACACTCTGTATTTCTTACTTGAACTTTTGCTCCGACATTTAAACCTTTTGCGATGGCAAGAAAGCGAGTTATTTTTGACTGAAACAATAAGACGGTGTTTTAATATTGTTTGGGTCCTATTTTGCGTATTGGGCCGATAGAGGAGATTGGGCTATTAGCACACTATCCGTTGAATTGGTGAAGAGTGGAGAAGCAGGTTACAGCCCACGAGTCACTGGTAGCAGATCAAGGGAAGCAAAGTAAAAGCCCGTCAAGAAAACCAGGGCTGTCTTGAAGAGCAAGTAATCTAAACTCTACTAGGATTTAGTCCTATATAAGACGAAGAAAGGAGGAAAAAGAGCCTTCATTCATACACCCTCAACTCCACGCTCAGTTTACTAACAATTAAGCCGTCTTCGCCCCTTGTACTCGTTACATACGATTTATATTTGCTAGTGAACATCTTGGAAGGATTCCGTCTCCTTCCcacggttgtttcccacattggattttccgcgtcaccaaacaTCTTGTGTCAATCTCTTGCTTGCGTATTTATTTATTCGCACCACAATCATACAAACTCAATCAAAATCGTTTGATTAATACATAAGACTACTTTGACCCTAAATTGACATATTAGGtaaaaaataccaaaataaataccattttacagttaaatgtgaccacttttgaaaaaaaaattaccaatAAACTTTAATACTACATGGATCATTGTGTCATTTGCATTGGCCTTGGACCCTTGGGCTATTATTACCCAAACTAATTGACATTACGCGGTTTGTTTCAAACTATTTGGGTTGGAGTTAATAAATCCACGTCATTAACCattaaaaacaaaactcaaaaattttattATAGAGCTCGGAAACTACACAAGTAGTGGTAGTACATCAAATGTATAATCTAATTACGGGTAAATTTGTCGGTACTGCCGACCAGGGGCGTCTAGCGACCACGGGCGGCGGAACCGGGCCTCCAGTTTTGGCCACCGAATTTATAATCTTTACTAATAAAATTCAATACAAACATTGACGTGTACTATACTTATACATTCATATTTGGGGCCTTATTCTTTGAATTGTTTTCCAAAATGGGACTTAAGCACAAACAAATTAACGAAATGGGTTGAGTTTGAAAGtatttacccaaaatgggtccacgtcatgaCCGAAGCTAGGCTCGGATTCAAGTTGCTCCCCCGCTCAACGACCTTACCCAAAATGTCACTTAAAGTCAACCCAAACCTTAGTACGCTACTTCAAGGCAAGTCGCTTAGGGCGTGGGTGATTTTAGCTCAAATCGCCCTCCCCCACAGCGATTTGGgtctttgccaaaaaaaaaaaaaaaagaaagggctGTTAAGCGGAATCGAACACAAGATCTTCAACAAAATAAACACTTATTCTGTTGAAGCTAACCACTAGTACAAGCAAATTTACATGTTAAAGTCCAGTACTTCAACATACGGAGTAATATTtagtaattattattaaaaatcttAAAGCGCATTCAATACTCATAGCATTAAATATGTATTTTAATCACCCCAATGAGTCATTACATTATGGGTGTTATGGTTAGGAGTGTGATTTGAATGGAATCAGATTGCGGGTTCAATTCCCATCAACTATACCTTctgtaattattttttttttttttttttggtggctAAGTCGCTCAGCCGCTCGGCGGTTTGGCCTCAAGTCGCTCTCCCGCTAAGCGACCTTAATCCCGACCCTAATATTGCCaaaaccgagcctacgtggacccattttgggtaattagtttcaaagtcaccccattccGTTAAATTGTTTGTTATTAAACcccattttgaaaaaaaaatttattcttttgtGGTGCACCGGGCCTCCATTTACTTTAAGAGGCCCCTGCTGCCGACCTTTGTGCACGACATTGCATCTCAGGGTTTGTACCAAAATAAAACATCTCAGGGTTCAAATCTTGCTCCATAATGCCCTTGACTCTACTAGTTCTCGTGCTTTACCCTTTATACGATAAACAGATAATGCTGCGCAACAGCACAGGTCACAATAAGAATGGCCAAACAGGGAACCTTTACTACTAAGAAACTATGAATTACATATAAATGAATCTAGTTACTTCAAAAACTGGTGTTTAGTTATTTACAACTATGAAATATCAGCTTTACTGCCTTGTTACATCCGTAAAAAAAAACACTATGCATCTGGTATATCCTGAAACTGTATTCCGACTTCTTAGCCTATACCTTGCTGTACAACGATGTTCTACTTGTAAAACTGTACTTGTAAACTAATATTAGCCGACTACAACCTGACCTGTCTATAGTTTGTGAATCTAATCAACTTTTCTCAGCAAATGACTGAGACTCACTAGGCTTGGGTTGCTGATGCGCAGACGTACCAGCGAGGCCCTCGACTAAAGCAATAACTTCACAAGTGTCGTCGAGATAATACTTGGCCATGCTCGGTTTTTGACCCACTGTGCAGGCGTATACTTCCTGGATTGGCGGCAATGATGGATTCGAGGTTGCCCTGCTGATACCTTCAAACATGTCTTCGTCTGACCTGTCATCCCCGATGCATAACACAAAATCGGGTGTTTTACCCTGGTCCCTCATTGTTGCTATTAGCTTTTCCACAGCAATACCTTTGCTCACACCCTGCAATTGAACCCCAGAAGATACACAGTGTCAAACTTCAATATGTCGATATTACTCGACCCAGGAAATGGATTATATAGTTCATGCTGCGCTGTTATCGGTTCATTTCTAGTGAACTAAGTAAGGGGTCATTTTTAGTTTCATTTCTATTCAAAATCACAAGTCACTGCAGGCCTGCAGTTGTTTTACTCGTAAACTTCTGGATTTCCAAACACTTTCAATCAGTTCAGTCGATCAGCCATGCCTATCAAAAGTAAAATTCACTCATCACAGAACAAATTTTACCTGTGGTTTTACTTCGACAATATGTTTGCCGCGTTTAACATCAACAGGTTCATTAGCGAGCACATTCTCCAAATGGTCAAGTAGCTCTTTCGACTGGGTCACACCAAAATCAAGGTCAGAATCTTGATAATGCCACACCAAAGCTGTTTCCTTTTGCTCTATGGAAGACCCATCTGTTGCCTCTGCATAATGCTCCATAATCGGTTGGACAACCGTCTTCCAATCCAAATCTGTGGCTTGCATGCTGGACTCCCAAGGAAAATTCTTACTCCATCTACAATCAAAGAAAAAAACATCTTAGTATTAGCAAGGCAGGAGAAATTCCACAAAAAATGGGAGAGACTCTTATATGTGAGTCAAACCCATTAATTAACAGTGTAACTAAATGAAAAATACACAAGGATTTCGGAAGATAAGAAACAGATGTGTAAAGTACCGAGTAAAGTAGCCATGCTCAGCTGATAATCCAAGCTTTTCACAAGGGGAGAACCACTTGCTGAGAATCTCTCTACCTCTTCCACTTACAATGAAGACGGTATTTTTCGGGTCGTTGCATAAACTGCGCAAGATTGCGATGACTTCAACGCTCGGAGCTTTATCCACAGATGATGACGTCATAGTACCATCATAGTCCAATAGAATCAACCTATTACTGGTGTTCTTATACGCCACTTTGATATGATCAACTGACAGTTTCCTGAAGTCAGGTGGCAGAGCAACAACTCTGAAGTTCAAACCAAATCCAACACCCCAACATCTCTTAGCGAACGGATCTCCACAAGCTCTTACAAGATCCTGATCAAAACTCCTAGCCCAATATGCAATATCATGAGAACTGATATACTTGTAATGCTTCTCatgtcttagctgtttttcttTGTCATCCATAGCAATCGCCTCGTGCATTGCCTCAGCAAGTTGTTCCACATTCCATGGATTAACTCTTATCGCCCCACTAAGAGATGGGGAGCAACCAACAAACTCAGAGACAATGATAACACTCTTCTTTGGTACTGAGAGCCCCTCAATTTCCTTTCCAGTGCCTGCCACCGGACTACCCTGGCGGCATACAGTGTACTTGTAAGGCACCAAATTCATCCCATCCCTCACACAATTGAGCAAGCAACACTCAGATATCGCATAATAGGCCGCCTTCTCCAGGGTCGAAATCGACTCATTGATAAAAACAATTGGTTCATACCCTGGTTGACCATACTTCTCATTAATCTCCTTAACAATCATATCAATCTCCCTTTGAAGGGCCTGAACGTCCTCCCCTCGACTTCTAGCAGGGTTTGCTATCTGAACAAGCACCAAATTACCCCTAAATCTAGGCTGTGTTTCTAAAAGGTGTCCTAATGCCAAGAACTTGAAACTAATCCCTTTAAGCACATCCATATCATCAACACCAACCATGACAGTCTTCCCTTTATATTTGGCCTCCAACTCCGAAACCCTTTTCACAGTTTCATCCAAGGACATCAAAGATTTCAGCTGACCCATATGAATCCCAACTGGCAAAATCTTAATACTTACAGTTCTACCATAATAATCCACCCCAAGATGCCCTCGTTTCGACTTATAATCCAACCCCAACAACCTACTACAACAAGACAAAAAATGTCTTGCATAATCAAAAGTATGAAACCCCACAAGATCAGCATTCAGTAAACCTCTCAAAATTTCCTCTCTAACGGGTATAGCCCTAAAAATCTCTGATGATGGAAAAGTATTATGCATGAAAAACCCGATTTTAACCCGAAAAACCCGTCTTCTCAAAAGAGTAGGCAACAACATAAGATGATAATCATTCACCCAAATATAATCGTCCTCGCCTCGAAGCCTGAGTACTTCAACAACTTTAT
Encoded here:
- the LOC141600058 gene encoding putative alpha,alpha-trehalose-phosphate synthase [UDP-forming] 11 translates to MLSRPCFNLLNLEELPELEYKMGRIPSVITKSGIIPEFDASDSPLSPVIGQRIIIVANQLPLKAYKQDHQWRFDYDEDSLYLQLKDGLDPKINILYIGCLKVEIDAEKQEEISQFLMDEFNCLPVFLANDVQNKYYHGFCKHYLWPLFHYKLPVSCNNHGGVYDPTHWRAYVSANIVFAHKVVEVLRLRGEDDYIWVNDYHLMLLPTLLRRRVFRVKIGFFMHNTFPSSEIFRAIPVREEILRGLLNADLVGFHTFDYARHFLSCCSRLLGLDYKSKRGHLGVDYYGRTVSIKILPVGIHMGQLKSLMSLDETVKRVSELEAKYKGKTVMVGVDDMDVLKGISFKFLALGHLLETQPRFRGNLVLVQIANPARSRGEDVQALQREIDMIVKEINEKYGQPGYEPIVFINESISTLEKAAYYAISECCLLNCVRDGMNLVPYKYTVCRQGSPVAGTGKEIEGLSVPKKSVIIVSEFVGCSPSLSGAIRVNPWNVEQLAEAMHEAIAMDDKEKQLRHEKHYKYISSHDIAYWARSFDQDLVRACGDPFAKRCWGVGFGLNFRVVALPPDFRKLSVDHIKVAYKNTSNRLILLDYDGTMTSSSVDKAPSVEVIAILRSLCNDPKNTVFIVSGRGREILSKWFSPCEKLGLSAEHGYFTRWSKNFPWESSMQATDLDWKTVVQPIMEHYAEATDGSSIEQKETALVWHYQDSDLDFGVTQSKELLDHLENVLANEPVDVKRGKHIVEVKPQGVSKGIAVEKLIATMRDQGKTPDFVLCIGDDRSDEDMFEGISRATSNPSLPPIQEVYACTVGQKPSMAKYYLDDTCEVIALVEGLAGTSAHQQPKPSESQSFAEKS